One genomic window of Salvia miltiorrhiza cultivar Shanhuang (shh) chromosome 4, IMPLAD_Smil_shh, whole genome shotgun sequence includes the following:
- the LOC131023787 gene encoding protein PIN-LIKES 7-like produces MGLLSLLGVSLMPILQVLLLCTLGAFMATDYLKLFPSQTRRALNRIVFAVFTPALVFSSLAKTVSLQDLISWWFMPVNIGITFLLGGTLGWIACKLMKPQPYLQYLVIAMCATGNLGNIMVILIPAMCEEAGNPFGDKSTCRTLGLSYSSLSMALGCFYMWTYTYHLIQNSSAVYRSSLAAQDTPGEPNKDLEASPTTLLLHNSTRDLKPAAAVWNKLLGVSRQLMEELKAPPVVAAFIGFVFGAVSWLRNLVIGDNAPLKVIDDSITVIGDATIPCINLILGGNLLQGFNKSKLEPKLAVVVIVVRYMLLPAAGIGIVKGAAHLGLLPNDPLFQFVLMVQYTLPPAMNIGTMTQLVDVAQEECSVLFLWTYIAAAFALTAWSTVFMWFLS; encoded by the exons ATGGGGTTGTTATCACTGTTGGGGGTGTCGCTGATGCCGATTCTACAAGTGCTTCTGTTATGTACGTTGGGGGCTTTCATGGCTACTGACTATTTGAAGCTTTTCCCTTCTCAAACTAGAAGAGCTTTGAACCGA ATAGTGTTTGCAGTGTTCACCCCAGCACTTGTATTTTCAAGCCTTGCAAAGACAGTCAGCCTCCAAGACCTTATCTCATG GTGGTTCATGCCGGTGAACATCGGAATCACGTTTCTGTTGGGAGGCACACTGGGATGGATAGCTTGTAAATTGATGAAACCACAACCCTACCTCCAATATCTGGTCATAGCCATGTGTGCAACTGGAAACTTGGGAAACATAATGGTCATTCTAATCCCAGCAATGTGTGAAGAAGCTGGCAACCCCTTTGGTGACAAATCTACCTGCAGAACACTTGGTCTCTCATATTCGTCTCTCTCCATGGCT CTAGGCTGCTTCTACATGTGGACGTACACGTACCACTTGATACAGAACTCGAGCGCCGTGTATCGCTCGTCCCTTGCAGCTCAAGACACCCCTGGGGAACCCAACAAGGATTTGGAAGCCAGTCCCacaactcttcttcttcataaTAGT ACACGGGATTTGAAGCCAGCTGCAGCTGTATGGAACAAGTTGTTGGGGGTTTCACGTCAATTAATGGAAGAACTAAAAGCACCACCAGTTGTTGCTGCC TTCATTGGGTTCGTATTTGGGGCTGTTTCGTGGCTTAGAAACCTTGTTATTGGCGACAATGCTCCACTTAAAGTCATCGATGATTCCATCACAGTCATAGG GGATGCAACCATTCCTTGCATCAACCTCATCCTCGGGGGCAACCTCTTACAAGGATTCAACAAGTCGAAATTGGAGCCAAAACTGGCAGTTGTGGTGATCGTGGTGAGATACATGCTGCTTCCTGCAGCAGGGATCGGAATTGTAAAAGGAGCGGCGCATCTGGGGCTTCTCCCGAACGATCCTCTGTTCCAGTTCGTGCTGATGGTGCAGTACACTCTTCCACCAGCAATGAACATAGGAACCATGACACAACTAGTTGATGTGGCTCAAGAAGAGTGTTCTGTCCTTTTTCTATGGACCTACATCGCTGCAGCCTTTGCTCTCACTGCATGGTCTACTGTTTTCATGTGGTTTTTGTCTTAA
- the LOC131023788 gene encoding exosome complex exonuclease RRP44 homolog A-like — protein sequence MHRGIYHQGKLRVNRYNPFEAYAGSESIGDEIIIYGPTNMNRAFDGDIVAVELLPQDCWQEEKSLAIANDEDDDFHLAPSSADDAPRVSNPWQISTGNKSAVPTRPSGRVIGIIKRNWHSCDCTPIACCILGDMQAPRYIPRQTTAYWHC from the exons ATGCATCGTGGAATTTACCACCAAGGGAAACTTCGGGTTAATCGTTACAATCCTTTTGAAGCATATGCTGGGAGTGAAAGTATTGGAgatgaaattattatttatggACCTACAAACATGAACAGAGCTTTTGATGGTGATATTGTGGCTGTGGAACTTTTGCCTCAAGATTGCTGGCAAGAAGAGAAATCTCTCGCAATAGCAAATGATG AGGATGATGATTTTCACTTAGCTCCAAGCAGTGCTGATGATGCTCCTAGAGTCTCAAATCCATGGCAGATTTCAACTGGGAACAAGAGTGCCGTGCCAACTCGCCCATCAGGTCGTGTTATTGGCATTATAAAGCGGAACTGGCACTC ATGCGATTGTACACCGATTGCTTGCTGCATCCTTGGGGATATGCAGGCTCCCAGATATATTCCAAGACAGACCACGGCTTACTGGCATTGCTGA